The Bacteroidota bacterium genome contains a region encoding:
- a CDS encoding prolyl oligopeptidase family serine peptidase — translation MKYIILSIILLIISENVKSQDIDTLLLHIPHNRDTIIYKRIVEFDDSTKLYHVRDYYENGQIQMDATYSRLDKYFKEKLQCNYHSNTKQGLYQTWYENGQRDSRINYVDGSHHGLDEEWYPNGQMSSISHWIKGDIENGKGQMHGSYKSWTKNGKLSCDMVLDKGLKINPIDTNYHYISYVPKEYKDDTIKKWPLIIYLHGGSARGTDTIKLYTYGIPDQIWRGREFPFVIVAPQCPLNHRWSTDNWFDNFYEEIITKYRVDTNKVYLTGLSLGGAGTWYLAIKYPEKFAAIAPVNGFTSHIEYLDKNIENLVDMPIWAFHGKKDNVVQFEDTERVIQRLEGKNQHMKFTLDPDAGHGIFWQIYPEQELYDWFLKYDKRMKNKN, via the coding sequence ATGAAATACATAATTCTTTCCATAATCCTATTAATAATTTCTGAGAATGTTAAATCTCAGGATATTGATACACTCTTGCTTCACATTCCTCATAATAGAGATACTATTATCTACAAAAGAATTGTTGAATTTGACGATAGTACAAAATTATATCATGTAAGGGATTATTACGAAAATGGTCAAATTCAGATGGATGCTACATATAGCAGGCTTGATAAGTATTTTAAGGAGAAGCTTCAATGTAATTATCATTCAAATACAAAACAAGGACTTTATCAAACGTGGTATGAGAACGGACAACGCGATTCTCGAATCAATTATGTTGATGGTAGCCATCACGGTCTGGATGAAGAATGGTATCCAAACGGGCAAATGAGTTCAATCAGCCATTGGATAAAAGGAGACATTGAAAATGGTAAGGGACAAATGCATGGTTCTTATAAAAGTTGGACGAAAAATGGGAAATTGAGTTGCGATATGGTTCTTGATAAAGGGCTGAAAATAAATCCAATAGATACTAATTATCATTATATATCGTATGTGCCAAAAGAATACAAAGATGATACAATAAAAAAATGGCCATTAATAATATATCTGCATGGAGGCTCAGCAAGAGGCACAGATACAATAAAGCTCTATACATATGGTATACCTGATCAAATATGGAGGGGGCGTGAATTCCCATTTGTTATTGTTGCTCCACAATGTCCATTGAATCATAGATGGTCAACAGACAACTGGTTTGATAATTTTTATGAGGAAATTATTACAAAATATAGAGTGGATACAAATAAAGTCTATTTAACAGGATTGAGTTTGGGCGGTGCTGGAACATGGTATCTGGCAATAAAATATCCAGAAAAATTTGCTGCTATTGCTCCCGTGAATGGATTTACGAGTCATATTGAGTATCTCGACAAAAATATTGAAAATCTGGTTGATATGCCTATTTGGGCTTTTCACGGGAAAAAAGATAATGTGGTTCAATTTGAGGACACAGAAAGAGTTATCCAAAGATTAGAAGGGAAAAATCAACATATGAAATTCACCTTGGATCCAGATGCGGGTCATGGAATTTTTTGGCAAATTTATCCTGAGCAGGAATTATATGATTGGTTCTTAAAATATGATAAACGAATGAAAAACAAAAATTAA